Proteins from a single region of Shinella zoogloeoides:
- a CDS encoding GlxA family transcriptional regulator: MVVAVEIGLVVYPGVQMAAVLGMTDLFNAATELAGRKGGAGPRLCVSHWRLEEGRPVRTGAGGVSGEASRPCVLVLPPALGDPIRRDDAAPFAAWLRECHASGIQLASICAGAFLLGETGLLAGRTITTNWVIAETFELRFPEVRVDTDRLLSDDGDIVTAGGVMAWVDLGLKLIDRFLGPTVMLEIARQFVIDPPGREQRYYSTFSLRLLHGDAAILKVQHWLQATEAREVGVDALAAQAGLEERTFLRRFRKATGLTTTDYCQRLRVAKAQELLQFGARSVDLVANDVGYNDPGAFRKVFARIVGLTPGEYRKRFRS, translated from the coding sequence ATGGTTGTTGCGGTGGAGATCGGTCTGGTGGTCTATCCCGGCGTGCAGATGGCCGCCGTGCTGGGCATGACCGATCTGTTCAACGCCGCAACGGAGCTTGCCGGGCGCAAGGGCGGTGCCGGGCCGAGACTGTGCGTGAGCCATTGGCGGCTCGAGGAGGGCAGGCCGGTGCGTACCGGGGCGGGCGGCGTGTCCGGCGAAGCGTCCCGGCCTTGCGTGCTCGTGCTTCCGCCGGCGCTTGGCGACCCGATCCGGCGCGACGACGCCGCGCCCTTCGCCGCATGGCTGCGCGAATGCCATGCGAGCGGCATCCAGCTCGCCTCGATCTGCGCGGGCGCTTTCCTGCTGGGGGAGACGGGGCTTCTGGCCGGGCGGACGATCACCACAAACTGGGTGATCGCGGAGACCTTCGAATTGCGCTTCCCGGAGGTGCGGGTGGATACGGACCGGCTGCTCAGCGACGACGGCGATATCGTCACGGCGGGCGGCGTCATGGCCTGGGTCGATCTCGGGCTGAAGCTGATCGACCGTTTCCTCGGGCCGACGGTGATGCTGGAAATCGCCCGGCAGTTCGTCATCGATCCGCCCGGGCGCGAGCAGCGCTACTACAGCACTTTCTCGCTGCGCCTGCTGCATGGCGATGCGGCGATCCTGAAGGTGCAGCACTGGCTGCAGGCGACGGAGGCGCGGGAGGTGGGTGTCGATGCGCTCGCCGCGCAGGCCGGACTGGAGGAGCGGACGTTCCTTCGCCGCTTCCGCAAGGCGACGGGCCTGACGACGACGGATTACTGCCAGCGGCTACGTGTCGCGAAGGCGCAGGAACTGTTGCAGTTCGGCGCGCGCTCCGTCGATCTCGTGGCGAACGATGTCGGCTACAACGACCCTGGCGCGTTCCGGAAGGTTTTCGCCCGCATCGTCGGGCTGACGCCGGGTGAATACCGCAAGCGTTTCCGCTCCTGA
- a CDS encoding bifunctional serine/threonine-protein kinase/universal stress protein: MVKARLKPGDEIDGFVIEDIAHNGGMARIWKVSRPDIDFPILMKVPVIGEGDDPAAIVGFEMEQMILPRLSGPHVPRFIANGDFATLPYIVMERLPGGSLYPLLERLPLPPEEVAAIGAKVAMALDSLHRQHVVHLDLKPSNVMFRKTGEAVLIDYGLARHIHLPDLMDEQFRLPYGTAPYMAPEQVLGTRSDFRSDLFALGVMLYFFATGERPFGDPQRLKGLKRRLWRDPLPPRARNAAIPPALQEIILHCLEVNPAWRYPSAAQLALDLQDLSAVKLTARAEKMKRDPLGTVLRRRFNPVPIETVKPQTAEAQLANAPIVAVAIDLAGNAPDLDDAKRKTVARIIENTPDARIACINVLKINRIAIDTSLDEEGRNKHVLRLVQLRNWSTDLPTPGGGITFHVLEAVSPADAILEYARENYVDHIVLGARAESTMRSMLGSVSGEIAAHAPCTVTVVRNRQRPQ, from the coding sequence ATGGTGAAAGCACGCTTGAAACCCGGCGACGAGATCGACGGCTTCGTCATCGAGGATATCGCCCACAATGGCGGCATGGCGCGCATCTGGAAGGTCAGCCGGCCGGATATCGACTTTCCGATCCTGATGAAGGTGCCGGTCATCGGCGAAGGCGACGACCCGGCCGCCATCGTCGGCTTCGAGATGGAGCAGATGATCCTGCCGCGCCTTTCCGGCCCGCATGTACCGCGCTTCATCGCCAACGGCGATTTTGCGACGCTACCCTATATCGTCATGGAGCGCCTGCCCGGCGGCTCGCTCTATCCGCTGCTGGAGCGCCTGCCGCTGCCGCCGGAAGAGGTCGCCGCCATCGGCGCGAAGGTGGCGATGGCGCTCGATTCGCTGCACCGGCAGCATGTCGTGCATCTCGACCTGAAACCCTCCAACGTTATGTTCCGTAAGACCGGCGAGGCCGTGCTGATCGACTATGGCCTGGCGCGCCACATCCACCTGCCGGACCTGATGGACGAACAGTTCCGCCTGCCTTACGGCACCGCGCCCTATATGGCGCCGGAGCAGGTGCTCGGCACGCGCAGCGATTTCCGCAGCGATCTCTTCGCGCTTGGCGTCATGCTCTATTTCTTCGCCACCGGCGAGCGCCCCTTCGGCGATCCGCAACGCCTGAAGGGCCTGAAGCGCCGGCTCTGGCGCGATCCGCTGCCGCCCCGCGCCCGCAACGCCGCCATTCCGCCGGCCCTGCAGGAGATCATCCTGCACTGCCTGGAGGTGAACCCGGCCTGGCGCTATCCGAGCGCTGCCCAGCTCGCCCTCGACCTGCAGGACCTTTCCGCCGTCAAGCTGACGGCGCGGGCGGAGAAAATGAAGCGCGACCCGCTCGGCACGGTGCTGCGCCGCCGGTTCAATCCGGTGCCCATCGAAACCGTGAAGCCGCAGACCGCGGAAGCGCAGCTTGCCAACGCGCCCATCGTCGCCGTGGCGATAGACCTTGCCGGCAACGCGCCGGACCTCGACGACGCCAAGCGCAAAACCGTCGCCCGCATCATCGAGAACACGCCGGACGCGCGCATCGCCTGCATCAATGTCCTGAAGATCAACCGCATCGCCATAGACACCTCGCTGGACGAGGAAGGCCGCAACAAGCACGTCCTGCGTCTCGTGCAACTGCGCAACTGGTCGACGGATCTTCCCACGCCCGGCGGCGGCATCACCTTCCATGTGCTGGAGGCCGTCTCGCCGGCCGACGCCATTCTCGAATATGCCCGGGAAAACTATGTCGATCACATCGTCCTCGGCGCGCGCGCCGAATCGACGATGCGCTCCATGCTCGGCAGCGTCTCCGGCGAGATCGCCGCCCATGCGCCCTGTACAGTGACGGTGGTGCGCAATCGCCAGCGGCCACAATAG
- a CDS encoding metallophosphoesterase family protein produces the protein MLLAVLSDIHANREAFEAVLAAAESAGAERLMLLGDIVGYGADPEWCAERAMALAEAGAIVLRGNHDDAVGNPSVSMNPTATIALEWTRRQLGGRTRAFLAALPFKAREGDCLFVHADASAPADWNYVLDTGDAEQHLAACTTPVSFCGHVHKPALYCTAPGGKVTHFCPVAATPVPLLPQRRWLAVMGAVGQPRDGNPAAAFALYDTASATLRFLRVAYDVEKAADKIRAAGLPASLADRLFRGR, from the coding sequence ATGCTGCTCGCCGTCCTCTCCGATATCCACGCCAACCGCGAAGCCTTCGAGGCCGTGCTGGCGGCCGCCGAGAGCGCCGGCGCCGAGCGCCTCATGCTGCTCGGCGATATCGTCGGCTACGGCGCGGACCCGGAATGGTGCGCCGAGCGGGCAATGGCGCTTGCCGAAGCGGGTGCGATCGTGCTGCGCGGCAATCACGACGATGCCGTGGGCAACCCTTCCGTATCGATGAACCCCACGGCGACGATCGCGCTGGAATGGACGCGCCGGCAGCTCGGTGGGCGCACGCGCGCCTTCCTCGCCGCGCTGCCCTTCAAGGCCCGCGAGGGCGACTGCCTCTTCGTCCATGCCGACGCCAGCGCGCCGGCGGACTGGAACTACGTGCTCGATACGGGCGACGCCGAGCAACACCTTGCCGCCTGCACGACACCCGTCAGCTTCTGCGGCCATGTGCACAAGCCGGCACTCTACTGCACCGCGCCGGGCGGCAAGGTCACGCATTTCTGTCCCGTCGCCGCAACGCCGGTGCCGCTTCTGCCGCAGCGCCGGTGGCTCGCCGTCATGGGCGCCGTCGGCCAGCCGCGCGACGGCAATCCGGCCGCCGCCTTCGCGCTCTACGATACGGCAAGCGCGACGCTGCGCTTCCTGCGCGTCGCCTATGACGTGGAGAAGGCCGCCGACAAGATCCGCGCGGCGGGCCTGCCGGCCTCGCTCGCCGACCGCCTGTTCCGGGGACGCTAG
- a CDS encoding VOC family protein, translating to MTVSSRTPRPIDHLVLPVSELAIARERLTQLGFTVAKDARHPFGTENCCVFLADGSYLEPLGIANREECEAAAREGNAFVARDQAFRFRRGLDGFSGIAMATGDAFEDDRRYAAAGLSGGEVLEFSRDMQLPDGTKATGSFRLAFAADLRSPDFFFFASERVVALPSDRKALEAHDNGVVALAEVVLSEQNPTDFQYLVQEAADEREVEALSFGMTVETPRGRITVLNDAGLEGFYGIAPVTGTDRGLKGQAVVFKVSSLSDCRRLLTERGVAFRERDNRLLVPPVPGQGVLFVFGE from the coding sequence ATGACCGTGAGTTCGAGAACGCCCCGCCCGATCGACCATCTGGTGCTGCCGGTATCCGAACTTGCCATTGCCCGCGAACGGCTGACACAGCTCGGCTTCACCGTCGCGAAGGATGCGCGCCACCCCTTCGGCACGGAGAACTGTTGCGTCTTCCTGGCCGACGGCAGCTATCTGGAACCGCTCGGCATCGCCAATCGCGAGGAATGCGAGGCGGCGGCGCGCGAGGGAAACGCCTTCGTCGCGCGCGACCAGGCTTTCCGCTTCCGGCGCGGCCTCGACGGGTTTTCCGGCATCGCCATGGCGACCGGCGATGCCTTCGAGGATGACCGGCGCTACGCGGCGGCCGGCCTTTCGGGTGGCGAGGTGCTGGAATTTTCCCGCGACATGCAACTGCCTGATGGAACGAAGGCGACCGGCAGTTTCCGCCTTGCCTTCGCCGCCGACCTGCGCAGTCCGGATTTCTTCTTCTTCGCGTCCGAGCGCGTCGTGGCGCTGCCTTCCGACCGCAAGGCGCTGGAGGCGCATGACAACGGTGTCGTCGCCCTTGCCGAGGTCGTGCTGTCGGAACAGAACCCGACCGACTTCCAGTATCTCGTGCAGGAAGCCGCCGACGAGCGCGAGGTCGAGGCGCTGTCCTTCGGCATGACCGTGGAGACGCCGCGCGGCCGCATCACCGTGCTGAACGACGCCGGCCTTGAAGGCTTCTATGGCATCGCGCCGGTTACCGGCACGGATCGCGGCCTGAAGGGGCAGGCGGTCGTCTTCAAGGTTTCCAGCCTGTCCGATTGTCGCCGCCTGCTTACCGAGCGCGGCGTCGCCTTCCGGGAACGGGACAACCGTCTTCTGGTGCCGCCGGTGCCGGGGCAGGGAGTCCTCTTCGTCTTTGGAGAATGA
- the kdsA gene encoding 3-deoxy-8-phosphooctulonate synthase, with product MNTNSTVIVGEGAKKVTFSQTKRFSLIAGPCQMESRDHAYMIAGTLAELCDRLDLGLVYKSSFDKANRTSLSGKRGIGLEKAMEIFADLKKDFGFPVLTDVHTEEQCGLVAGTVDILQIPAFLSRQTDLLVAAAKTGRTINVKKGQFLAPWDMKNVLAKFTESGNPNVLLCERGASFGYNTLVSDMRSLPIMASLGAPVVFDATHSVQQPGGQGGSSGGQREFVETLARAAVAVGVAGLFVETHEDPDHAPSDGPNMVHLKDMPRLLEKLLAFDAIAKA from the coding sequence ATGAACACGAATTCCACCGTCATCGTCGGCGAAGGCGCCAAGAAGGTCACCTTCTCGCAGACGAAACGCTTCTCGCTGATCGCCGGCCCCTGCCAGATGGAAAGCCGCGACCATGCCTACATGATCGCCGGCACGCTCGCCGAACTCTGCGACAGGCTTGACCTCGGGCTCGTCTACAAGTCCTCCTTCGACAAGGCGAACCGCACCTCGCTGTCCGGCAAGCGCGGCATCGGGCTTGAAAAGGCGATGGAAATCTTCGCCGATCTCAAGAAGGACTTCGGCTTCCCGGTGCTGACGGACGTTCACACCGAGGAACAGTGCGGCCTCGTTGCCGGCACGGTCGATATCCTGCAGATTCCGGCCTTCCTGTCGCGCCAGACGGACCTGCTCGTCGCTGCCGCCAAGACCGGCCGCACGATCAACGTCAAGAAGGGCCAGTTCCTCGCCCCCTGGGACATGAAGAACGTGCTGGCGAAATTCACCGAGAGCGGTAATCCCAATGTGCTGCTCTGTGAGCGCGGCGCATCCTTCGGCTACAACACGCTCGTTTCCGACATGCGTTCGCTGCCGATCATGGCCTCGCTCGGCGCGCCCGTCGTCTTCGATGCGACCCATTCGGTGCAGCAGCCGGGCGGGCAGGGCGGCTCCTCCGGCGGCCAGCGCGAATTCGTCGAGACGCTGGCCCGGGCGGCGGTCGCCGTCGGTGTCGCCGGCCTCTTCGTCGAAACGCACGAGGACCCGGACCATGCGCCCTCCGACGGGCCGAACATGGTTCATCTGAAGGACATGCCGCGGCTTCTCGAAAAGCTGCTCGCCTTCGACGCCATCGCCAAGGCCTGA
- the eno gene encoding phosphopyruvate hydratase: MTAIIDIIGREILDSRGNPTVEVDVHLEDGSFGRAAVPSGASTGAHEAVELRDGGTRYLGKGVENAVAAVNGEIFEAIGGLDAEDQIQVDQTMIELDGTPNKARLGANAILGVSLAVAKAAAEAANLPLYRYVGGPNARVLPVPMMNIINGGAHADNPIDFQEFMIVPVGAETIRDAVRMGSEVFHTLKKQLAADGHNTNVGDEGGFAPGLASAPAALDFIMKSIEKAGYRPGEDMFIALDCASTEFFKDGKYVLEGEGRSLEPAAMADYLAELAAKYPIFSIEDGMAEDDWDGWKLLTDNIGKKVQLVGDDLFVTNSARLRDGIKMGVGNSILVKVNQIGSLSETLDAVETAHKASYTAVMSHRSGETEDSTIADLAVATNCGQIKTGSLARSDRTAKYNQLIRIEEQLGAQARFAGRSILRG, translated from the coding sequence ATGACTGCTATCATCGACATCATCGGCCGCGAGATTCTCGACAGCCGCGGCAATCCCACCGTCGAAGTGGACGTGCACCTCGAAGATGGCAGCTTCGGCCGTGCGGCCGTTCCGTCGGGCGCCTCCACCGGCGCGCATGAAGCCGTCGAGCTGCGCGACGGTGGCACGCGCTACCTCGGCAAGGGTGTCGAAAACGCCGTCGCCGCCGTCAACGGCGAAATCTTCGAAGCCATCGGCGGCCTCGACGCCGAAGACCAGATACAGGTCGACCAGACGATGATCGAGCTGGACGGCACGCCGAACAAGGCCCGCCTCGGCGCAAACGCCATCCTCGGCGTCTCGCTCGCCGTCGCAAAGGCTGCCGCCGAAGCCGCCAACCTGCCGCTTTACCGTTATGTCGGTGGCCCGAACGCCCGCGTCCTGCCGGTGCCGATGATGAACATCATCAACGGCGGCGCGCATGCCGACAACCCGATCGACTTCCAGGAATTCATGATCGTGCCGGTCGGCGCCGAGACGATCCGTGACGCCGTGCGCATGGGGTCGGAAGTCTTCCACACGCTGAAGAAGCAGCTTGCCGCCGACGGCCACAACACCAATGTCGGCGACGAAGGCGGCTTTGCGCCGGGCCTCGCCTCGGCTCCCGCCGCCCTCGACTTCATCATGAAGTCCATCGAGAAGGCCGGCTACCGTCCGGGCGAAGACATGTTCATCGCGCTCGACTGCGCCTCGACCGAGTTCTTCAAGGACGGCAAGTACGTGCTGGAAGGCGAAGGCCGCTCGCTTGAGCCGGCCGCCATGGCCGACTACCTCGCCGAACTCGCCGCCAAGTATCCGATCTTCTCCATCGAGGACGGCATGGCGGAAGACGACTGGGACGGCTGGAAGCTCTTGACCGACAATATCGGCAAGAAGGTCCAGCTCGTCGGCGACGATCTGTTCGTGACGAACTCCGCGCGCCTGCGCGACGGCATCAAGATGGGCGTCGGCAACTCGATCCTCGTCAAGGTCAACCAGATCGGCTCGCTCTCCGAGACGCTCGACGCCGTCGAGACCGCGCACAAGGCGAGCTACACCGCCGTCATGTCGCACCGCTCGGGCGAGACGGAAGACTCCACCATCGCGGACCTTGCCGTCGCCACCAACTGCGGCCAGATCAAGACCGGCTCGCTCGCCCGTTCCGACCGTACCGCCAAGTACAACCAGCTCATCCGCATCGAGGAGCAGCTTGGCGCACAGGCACGGTTCGCAGGGCGCAGCATCCTGCGCGGCTGA
- a CDS encoding FtsB family cell division protein produces MWTKHHKKRKFGRLALPVITVAFLSYFGYHSVHGDLGLRGMEDFERQRVERQARLDVLVRQRQILEKEVALMSDGSLERDMLDEKARSYLNMSRADEIVIFH; encoded by the coding sequence ATGTGGACCAAACATCATAAGAAGCGGAAATTCGGCCGTCTGGCACTACCGGTAATTACGGTCGCATTCCTTTCCTACTTCGGGTATCATTCCGTCCATGGCGACTTAGGTCTGCGCGGAATGGAGGATTTCGAGCGACAGAGAGTGGAACGGCAGGCGCGTCTGGACGTGCTCGTGCGGCAGCGCCAGATCCTGGAAAAAGAGGTGGCTTTGATGAGTGACGGCTCGCTCGAGCGCGACATGCTCGACGAAAAAGCGCGCTCGTATCTCAACATGTCCCGGGCCGACGAAATCGTCATTTTCCACTGA